One part of the Oceanihabitans sp. IOP_32 genome encodes these proteins:
- a CDS encoding universal stress protein, whose amino-acid sequence MKNILVPTDFSKNCNKAEELGIEMAKLYNSEIHFFHLMKTPVEWVKLDKQKEKQYPETVKQIGIAKAYLRELEKKAERQGLECRTFLKFDGGQANILKHSGHFHHDFIVTGSSGTRGGIRELMGSNVEKIVRKADVPVVVVKDEEVSFPFKDIVFVSDFLQDVSDAFKQVISIAEKCGTHIHLLRVNTQTDFNSIEQGLDPIKEFLKKFPDLDNFSMNVYNEPDVETGINNYLRYKNADLIAMCTHGRTGFLSLFSKSIAEGVTNHSELPVMTIKM is encoded by the coding sequence ATGAAAAACATACTCGTACCAACAGACTTTTCAAAAAATTGCAATAAAGCAGAAGAACTCGGAATTGAAATGGCAAAGCTTTACAATTCCGAAATCCATTTTTTCCATTTGATGAAAACCCCGGTAGAATGGGTAAAGTTGGATAAACAAAAAGAAAAACAGTACCCAGAAACAGTAAAGCAAATAGGCATCGCAAAAGCCTACCTGAGAGAACTGGAGAAAAAAGCAGAACGACAAGGCCTTGAATGCAGGACTTTTCTTAAATTTGATGGTGGTCAGGCAAATATCCTTAAACATTCGGGTCATTTTCATCACGATTTTATAGTTACGGGAAGTAGTGGCACCCGAGGCGGTATACGTGAGTTAATGGGAAGCAACGTAGAAAAAATTGTTAGGAAAGCTGATGTACCAGTTGTTGTAGTCAAGGATGAAGAAGTATCCTTTCCTTTTAAGGATATCGTTTTTGTTTCAGATTTTCTTCAAGATGTAAGCGATGCATTTAAGCAAGTTATTTCGATTGCTGAAAAATGCGGCACACATATCCATTTATTGAGGGTCAATACTCAGACCGATTTTAACAGTATAGAACAAGGGTTGGATCCCATCAAGGAGTTCCTGAAAAAATTCCCCGATTTGGATAACTTCTCAATGAATGTATATAACGAACCAGACGTAGAAACAGGGATAAACAATTATTTACGATATAAAAATGCCGATTTAATCGCAATGTGTACTCACGGACGTACAGGCTTTTTAAGCTTATTCTCTAAAAGCATCGCAGAGGGTGTAACCAATCACTCCGAATTACCAGTAATGACTATTAAAATGTAA
- a CDS encoding MBL fold metallo-hydrolase RNA specificity domain-containing protein produces the protein MDNNKINIHFLGAAGTVTGSKYLVDTGDKKILIDCGLFQGLKELRLKNWEYPPVNVGDIDAVLLTHGHMDHTGYLPRLVKQGFNGPIYGTNPTLDIAKIILNDSAKIQEQEAERANKEGYSKHSPAEPLYDLKDVEKTIPHFKGIPQSQWIPLFDGIRARFQYNGHILGATYIELDVHGKRFVFSGDIGRTNDLLLYPPLKPKKADVLFIESTYGGRFHPDEIEALPHIEKLVNDTINRGGSLFIPSFSVERAQLMMLIFWRLVKENKIPKVQMIMDSPMGANVLELFHRTRDWHRLEDNECDEMCSHFTVVSSYRETMELRTDNKPKIVIAGSGMLTGGRMLNYLETQAQNPNNTLLFVGYQAEGTRGRKLLEGDKELKVYGKWVPFHMEVAEIEGLSAHADHTELMDWMRKINNKPERIFIVHGEKESAEALQKGIKETYGWDAEIPQLYSIEEIK, from the coding sequence ATGGATAACAATAAAATAAATATTCACTTTTTAGGTGCAGCAGGTACGGTAACCGGCTCAAAATATTTAGTGGACACAGGAGATAAAAAGATACTTATAGACTGTGGCCTCTTCCAAGGGTTAAAGGAATTACGCCTTAAAAACTGGGAGTACCCACCTGTTAATGTAGGTGATATTGATGCTGTTTTGCTTACCCACGGTCATATGGACCATACAGGTTATTTACCCAGATTGGTAAAACAAGGCTTCAATGGTCCCATTTATGGTACGAATCCTACTTTGGACATTGCAAAAATCATTTTGAATGATAGTGCAAAAATACAGGAGCAAGAAGCCGAACGTGCCAATAAGGAAGGCTATTCCAAACATAGTCCCGCAGAACCATTATACGATTTAAAGGATGTAGAAAAAACTATCCCACACTTTAAAGGAATTCCACAATCACAATGGATTCCGTTATTTGATGGTATTAGGGCTCGCTTCCAATACAACGGACATATTCTGGGTGCAACCTATATTGAGTTGGATGTGCACGGAAAACGTTTTGTCTTTTCAGGAGACATTGGTAGAACCAATGATTTATTGCTCTATCCACCCCTTAAACCAAAAAAAGCGGATGTGCTTTTCATTGAATCCACTTATGGTGGAAGGTTTCATCCCGATGAAATAGAAGCACTTCCACATATTGAAAAATTGGTCAACGATACCATCAATAGAGGTGGCAGCCTGTTTATTCCAAGCTTTTCGGTAGAACGTGCCCAATTGATGATGCTCATTTTTTGGAGATTAGTAAAAGAGAACAAAATACCGAAAGTACAAATGATAATGGACAGTCCAATGGGAGCGAATGTACTCGAACTCTTCCACCGTACAAGGGATTGGCACAGATTAGAGGACAATGAATGTGATGAAATGTGCTCACATTTCACGGTCGTAAGTAGTTATCGGGAAACTATGGAATTAAGAACAGATAACAAGCCAAAAATCGTGATTGCGGGAAGTGGAATGCTTACTGGCGGCAGAATGCTCAACTACCTTGAAACACAGGCACAAAATCCAAATAACACCTTACTTTTTGTGGGGTATCAAGCTGAAGGCACTCGTGGAAGAAAGCTATTGGAAGGCGATAAGGAATTAAAAGTGTACGGAAAATGGGTGCCATTTCATATGGAAGTTGCAGAAATCGAAGGACTTTCGGCACATGCAGACCATACAGAACTTATGGATTGGATGCGTAAAATAAATAATAAACCAGAGCGGATTTTCATAGTGCACGGTGAAAAAGAAAGTGCAGAAGCACTACAAAAAGGTATCAAGGAGACCTATGGGTGGGATGCTGAAATCCCACAATTATATAGCATTGAAGAAATAAAATAA
- a CDS encoding restriction endonuclease encodes MNKSVLIKKYSGEYEAFDVNKLINSLRRSRADEDIIQDIARKVQEQIEEGMTTKKIYQLAFKMLKRKSRVSASKYKLKKALMELGPTGFPFEKLVGKLLAHEGFDTEVDVIVQGNCVQHEIDVIAQKDNNHYMIECKYHSDQGRVCNVKIPLYINSRFLDVEKNWERQKGHDTKLHKGGVYTNTRFTSDAVQYGKCVGLLLTSWDYPMDNGLKDRIDKSGLHPLTAITTLTKAEKTKLLDKGLVLCKELHENPKVLEQVGVPKSRHKKILEDSRELCRIQ; translated from the coding sequence ATGAATAAATCAGTCTTAATAAAAAAATACTCTGGTGAGTACGAAGCCTTTGATGTAAACAAACTCATCAACTCCCTGCGGCGTTCACGGGCAGATGAGGATATTATTCAAGATATAGCCCGGAAAGTACAAGAGCAGATTGAAGAAGGAATGACAACCAAAAAAATCTATCAGTTGGCTTTCAAGATGCTAAAACGAAAATCTAGGGTAAGTGCCTCAAAGTACAAGCTCAAAAAAGCTTTAATGGAACTAGGTCCAACCGGTTTTCCATTTGAAAAATTAGTAGGCAAACTATTGGCACACGAAGGTTTTGATACAGAAGTTGATGTTATTGTCCAAGGTAATTGTGTTCAACACGAAATAGATGTGATAGCGCAAAAAGACAATAATCATTATATGATTGAATGCAAATACCATAGCGATCAAGGCCGAGTTTGCAACGTGAAGATTCCATTATACATCAATTCAAGATTTTTAGATGTAGAAAAAAATTGGGAACGCCAAAAAGGTCACGATACTAAACTTCACAAAGGAGGCGTCTATACAAATACACGATTTACAAGTGATGCGGTACAATATGGTAAATGCGTTGGGCTATTATTGACAAGTTGGGATTACCCAATGGATAACGGGTTAAAAGACAGAATAGATAAGTCGGGGCTACATCCATTAACAGCAATAACAACGCTTACTAAGGCCGAAAAAACGAAATTATTGGATAAAGGTCTTGTGCTCTGCAAAGAGCTTCACGAAAACCCAAAAGTTTTAGAACAAGTAGGAGTGCCAAAGTCAAGGCACAAAAAGATTCTCGAAGATTCAAGAGAACTATGTAGAATTCAATAA
- a CDS encoding ribose-phosphate pyrophosphokinase has protein sequence MKTILFSLPGNEELTELMATKMNAEVGKTTLRKFPDGESYTRILSDVKNKCVVLVCTLHDPDEKLLPLYFLSHTANSLGAMCTCLVAPYLAYMRQDKIFNEGEGVTSTYFGKLISGFADSITTVDPHLHRIHSLGEVYQIPNKVIHAADDISKWIKENIKNPVLIGPDSESEQWVSEVAKNADAPFTVLQKVRHGDRDVEVSVPDVEKYKNATPILVDDIISTARTMIETVQHLKKAGMKPPICVGIHAVFSGNAYRDLLDSGVEKIVTCNTIPHPSNGIDLSDILAKEVKKLMHHI, from the coding sequence ATGAAAACTATACTATTTAGCCTTCCGGGAAACGAGGAATTAACAGAGCTAATGGCAACAAAAATGAATGCTGAAGTGGGAAAGACCACCTTACGAAAGTTCCCTGACGGCGAATCCTACACGCGCATATTATCTGACGTAAAAAATAAATGTGTGGTCTTGGTCTGCACCCTACACGACCCTGATGAGAAATTATTACCACTATATTTTTTAAGCCATACAGCAAATTCATTAGGTGCTATGTGTACTTGTTTGGTAGCACCGTATTTGGCATATATGCGACAAGACAAGATATTTAATGAGGGTGAAGGCGTTACCTCTACCTATTTCGGGAAGTTAATTTCCGGTTTTGCTGATAGCATTACAACTGTCGACCCTCACCTACACAGGATACACTCATTGGGTGAAGTCTATCAAATTCCAAACAAAGTCATTCACGCTGCAGATGACATTTCAAAATGGATAAAAGAAAATATAAAAAACCCAGTATTAATAGGTCCGGATTCCGAAAGCGAACAATGGGTATCTGAAGTAGCTAAAAACGCAGATGCACCATTTACCGTCTTACAAAAAGTACGTCACGGTGACCGCGATGTAGAAGTCTCGGTTCCTGATGTGGAAAAATATAAAAACGCCACACCAATTTTGGTAGATGATATTATTTCTACGGCTAGAACAATGATTGAAACCGTACAACATTTGAAAAAAGCAGGAATGAAACCACCAATATGTGTTGGTATTCACGCCGTTTTTTCAGGTAATGCCTATCGGGATTTGTTGGATTCCGGAGTAGAAAAAATAGTGACCTGTAATACTATTCCACATCCTTCAAATGGGATTGATTTAAGTGATATACTGGCAAAAGAAGTAAAGAAATTAATGCACCATATATGA
- a CDS encoding copper-translocating P-type ATPase encodes MENHEHHNHEEMDHSKMKHKKEDHSKMNHGKGDHSGHNPGHGQMGHDHHKMMIADFRKRFWVTLVLTIPILFFSPMIQDFFGYEFLLPGNPYVLFALSTIVYFYGGWPFLKGFVSEVKDGAPGMMTLISMAITVAYVYSSATVFGLEGVDFFWELATLIAIMLVGHWIEMRSVLGASKALQLLVSMMPAEAHRVKGDTVEDIPLEDLLIDDIILVRPGEKVPADGIIIEGSSYLNESMLTGESKPVKKDEKDKVIGGSVNGNGSIKVKVEHTGKDSYLNKVITMVEEAQKTKSKMQNLSDRAAKWLTYIALAIGFGTLAVWLMLGFPFVFALERMVTVMVIACPHALGLAIPLVVAISTAVSAQNGLLIRNRTAFEESRKISVLIFDKTGTLTKGDFGVTRIESVNEKFSKEEILRLASALELSSEHPIAVGIIKKVKEDNITIPNPENFNAITGKGVEASVEGKDIKVVSPGYLRDEKITIPKDAYSDAAETVVFVLIDGQLAGYIALADEIRPESAEAIKVFKKNNIKVLMATGDNEITAKAVSDSLGLDGYYAEVLPHQKVEIVEELQNKGEFVAMTGDGVNDAPALAKADVGIAVGSGTDVAAETADIILVNSNPQDISNLILFGKATYNKMIQNLIWATGYNVVAIPLAAGVLYSSGFVLGPAVGAVFMSLSTIIVAINAQLLKRKIGKK; translated from the coding sequence ATGGAAAATCACGAACATCACAATCACGAGGAAATGGACCATTCGAAAATGAAACACAAAAAAGAAGACCATTCTAAAATGAACCACGGAAAAGGCGACCATTCTGGCCATAATCCTGGACACGGTCAAATGGGTCACGACCATCATAAAATGATGATTGCCGACTTCAGGAAACGGTTTTGGGTAACGCTAGTCCTTACCATTCCCATATTGTTCTTCTCGCCAATGATTCAAGATTTTTTTGGATATGAGTTCCTACTTCCTGGAAATCCTTATGTCCTGTTTGCACTCTCTACCATTGTATATTTCTATGGTGGCTGGCCTTTTCTTAAAGGATTTGTTTCCGAAGTAAAGGATGGTGCACCTGGGATGATGACACTTATATCTATGGCCATCACCGTAGCTTATGTGTATAGTTCAGCGACGGTGTTTGGACTGGAAGGTGTCGATTTCTTTTGGGAGCTCGCCACGCTAATAGCTATTATGCTTGTTGGACACTGGATAGAAATGAGAAGTGTTTTAGGTGCTTCAAAAGCATTACAACTTTTAGTAAGTATGATGCCGGCCGAAGCACATCGCGTAAAAGGGGATACCGTTGAAGACATACCACTCGAAGATTTATTGATAGACGACATTATTTTAGTTAGGCCCGGAGAGAAGGTTCCTGCCGATGGAATTATTATTGAAGGCTCAAGTTATCTAAATGAGTCTATGCTTACGGGAGAATCAAAACCTGTGAAAAAAGATGAAAAGGATAAAGTAATTGGAGGTTCGGTAAACGGCAATGGCAGCATAAAGGTAAAAGTTGAACATACAGGAAAAGACAGTTATCTCAATAAGGTTATTACGATGGTTGAGGAAGCGCAAAAGACCAAATCTAAAATGCAAAACCTTTCAGACAGGGCTGCAAAATGGTTGACCTATATTGCTTTGGCCATTGGTTTTGGAACATTGGCCGTTTGGTTGATGCTTGGGTTTCCATTTGTATTTGCATTGGAAAGAATGGTTACCGTGATGGTGATTGCCTGTCCGCACGCATTGGGTCTTGCCATACCTTTGGTAGTTGCCATTTCGACTGCTGTTTCAGCTCAAAACGGATTATTAATTCGCAACAGGACCGCTTTTGAAGAATCACGTAAAATATCTGTTTTGATTTTTGATAAAACAGGAACGCTTACCAAAGGTGATTTTGGGGTGACACGTATTGAATCTGTAAATGAAAAATTTTCAAAAGAGGAAATATTGCGCCTTGCAAGTGCTCTGGAACTAAGTTCAGAACATCCTATTGCCGTTGGTATTATTAAAAAAGTAAAAGAAGATAATATCACCATTCCCAATCCTGAAAACTTTAATGCTATTACTGGTAAAGGCGTAGAGGCAAGTGTAGAGGGTAAGGATATTAAAGTGGTTAGTCCTGGTTATTTAAGGGATGAAAAAATTACCATCCCCAAAGATGCTTATAGTGATGCCGCTGAAACTGTTGTATTCGTATTAATCGATGGACAACTGGCGGGGTATATCGCTCTTGCCGATGAGATTAGACCAGAATCTGCGGAAGCTATAAAAGTATTTAAAAAGAACAATATAAAAGTTTTGATGGCAACTGGCGACAATGAAATAACTGCCAAAGCTGTAAGCGATAGCCTTGGTCTGGATGGCTATTATGCCGAAGTGTTACCACACCAAAAAGTAGAAATTGTAGAAGAGTTACAAAATAAAGGAGAGTTTGTAGCTATGACGGGCGATGGCGTAAACGATGCACCCGCACTTGCCAAAGCTGATGTAGGCATCGCTGTTGGCTCTGGTACTGATGTAGCTGCTGAAACTGCCGATATTATTCTTGTAAACAGTAACCCACAGGATATATCCAACTTAATATTATTTGGAAAGGCTACCTACAATAAAATGATACAGAACTTAATATGGGCAACGGGTTATAACGTTGTTGCAATACCATTAGCCGCTGGAGTTCTGTATTCTTCAGGATTTGTTTTAGGACCTGCGGTGGGAGCTGTATTTATGAGTTTGAGTACAATTATAGTGGCCATTAATGCGCAATTATTAAAGCGAAAAATCGGTAAAAAATAA
- a CDS encoding ATP-dependent 6-phosphofructokinase, with amino-acid sequence MNTNKIKHIGVFTSGGDSPGMNSALYAIAKTAEATGIKVSGFRKGYEGLIDGDLVQFKSHELQKLTQKGGTILKTARSKRFLELEGRKKALQTLNANKIDALIAIGGDGTFKGLLAFSEICDIPFVGIPGTIDNDISGTDYTLGFDSAVNTAIENIDKIRDTAESHNRVFIVEVMGRDSGYIGIHSGLMVGADAILIPESGTDFINLLGKVKNYDSEDAFLIVVSEGDEIGAELVSSKIKEVNPNVDLRITKLGHVQRGGNPSALDRMLGIRLGVEAVKSLLQSKKNVMVGILNNQLHLTPFNEVVKQHQVNKELHELLELFGT; translated from the coding sequence ATGAATACTAATAAAATTAAACATATAGGTGTATTTACCTCTGGAGGTGATAGTCCAGGGATGAATTCAGCCTTGTACGCCATTGCAAAAACGGCTGAAGCAACTGGTATAAAAGTTAGTGGTTTTAGAAAAGGATATGAAGGATTGATAGACGGTGACTTGGTTCAATTTAAATCACACGAATTACAAAAACTGACCCAAAAGGGTGGCACAATTCTAAAGACCGCACGAAGCAAACGTTTTCTCGAACTGGAAGGTCGAAAAAAAGCCCTGCAAACCCTAAATGCAAACAAAATAGACGCTTTAATTGCCATAGGTGGTGATGGTACTTTTAAAGGTCTATTGGCTTTTTCAGAGATATGCGATATCCCATTCGTAGGGATTCCCGGGACTATTGACAACGATATTTCGGGTACGGATTACACCCTTGGTTTCGATTCCGCTGTTAACACAGCCATTGAAAACATTGATAAAATAAGGGATACTGCCGAATCCCATAACCGTGTGTTCATTGTTGAAGTAATGGGAAGGGATTCGGGTTACATCGGTATTCATTCTGGATTGATGGTTGGTGCGGACGCCATATTAATTCCGGAGAGCGGTACGGACTTTATTAACCTTTTGGGTAAGGTGAAAAATTACGATAGCGAGGATGCTTTTCTAATCGTAGTTTCTGAAGGTGACGAAATTGGTGCCGAACTTGTTTCTTCAAAAATAAAGGAAGTCAACCCCAATGTCGATTTACGAATTACAAAACTTGGGCACGTACAGCGTGGTGGAAATCCTTCTGCTTTAGATAGGATGTTGGGTATTAGGCTTGGGGTGGAAGCCGTAAAATCACTTTTACAAAGTAAAAAGAATGTAATGGTCGGGATTTTAAACAATCAATTGCACTTAACCCCTTTTAATGAAGTGGTCAAGCAACATCAGGTCAATAAAGAATTGCACGAACTTTTAGAACTATTTGGAACATAA
- a CDS encoding 2-hydroxyacid dehydrogenase, with amino-acid sequence MKTTIYSTHKFDKPSIENANKGKHQLNFLEFRLTKETALLAEGSKAIALFSSDDASSEVLDILHKLGIKFIALRSAGFNHVDLEKAAELNIKVARVPAYSPYAIAEHTMALILALNRRLIKAHNRVREQNFSLNGLTGFDLNGKTVGVIGTGKIGSVLVKILHGFGCNILAQDIEESKDLIDKYGVIYSDCATLCKHADIISLHVPLKASTKHLINKEHIALMKSGVMLINTSRGGLVDTKAVIEGLKTKKIGYLGLDVYEEEEGLFFEDHSDDILQDDVIARLMTFNNVLITSHQAFLTKTVLTNIAETTIYNLDCFEKQKPSGNEISIN; translated from the coding sequence ATGAAAACAACCATATACAGCACACATAAATTCGATAAGCCTTCCATTGAAAACGCTAATAAAGGAAAACATCAATTGAATTTTCTGGAATTTAGGCTAACAAAGGAAACCGCCTTATTGGCAGAAGGTTCAAAGGCCATAGCACTTTTCTCAAGTGACGATGCCTCTTCGGAAGTTTTGGATATTTTACACAAACTAGGCATAAAATTTATCGCATTACGTTCGGCAGGTTTCAATCACGTCGATTTAGAAAAAGCAGCTGAATTGAATATAAAAGTGGCCCGTGTCCCAGCCTATTCACCTTATGCCATTGCAGAACATACAATGGCTTTGATACTTGCATTAAACCGAAGACTGATTAAAGCCCACAATAGAGTGCGCGAACAAAACTTTTCATTAAACGGTCTCACTGGTTTTGACCTAAATGGGAAAACCGTTGGCGTGATTGGAACAGGAAAAATAGGGTCTGTACTCGTAAAAATACTTCACGGATTCGGCTGCAATATTCTTGCCCAGGATATAGAAGAAAGCAAAGACCTAATTGATAAATATGGCGTAATCTATTCAGATTGTGCGACGCTCTGTAAGCACGCAGATATAATAAGCCTGCACGTGCCATTAAAAGCTTCAACAAAACATTTAATAAATAAAGAGCATATAGCACTAATGAAATCTGGAGTAATGCTCATCAATACAAGTCGTGGTGGGTTGGTGGACACCAAGGCAGTTATCGAAGGATTGAAAACTAAAAAAATAGGGTATTTAGGACTGGATGTTTATGAGGAAGAAGAAGGATTGTTCTTTGAAGACCATTCCGATGACATTTTGCAAGACGATGTGATTGCACGCTTAATGACTTTCAACAATGTACTAATTACAAGCCATCAAGCTTTTTTAACCAAAACCGTATTGACCAATATTGCAGAAACAACCATATATAATCTGGATTGTTTTGAAAAACAAAAACCTTCTGGAAATGAAATTAGCATTAATTAA
- a CDS encoding thymidine phosphorylase family protein encodes MEQHSNILKYKHLGIYTQNENVVYMREDCHVCISEGFEALTRIRISNASTSIVASLNVLNSDILLPNEIGLSDAAAKKLNVSDNDTLYVSHLEPIESLSHVRAKIYNQKLDYNAYNQIITDIVEGDYSNIHLSAFITACAGDRMDINEISDLTKAMIASGKQLNWNKEIVVDKHCIGGLPGNRTTPLVVAIVAAYGLTMPKTSSRAITSPAGTADTMEVLTNVTLSSEEITAVVEKEGGCFVWGGTAQLSPADDVLIKIEKALDIDSEGQLIASVLSKKSAAGSTHVVIDIPVGETAKVRSAEMAEKLKNHMETVGNAVGLNVKVVITDGTQPVGRGIGPTLEAIDILKVLQNEADAPIDLMERALLLAGELIELSGKVEKGKGTETAKEVLTSGQAYEKFLAICKAQGRFSKPVLAPYKIEIRAEKSGSLKRIDNRKIAKLAKLSGAPQSKSAGILLNVHLNDKIEKDDLLFTLFAESQGELNYALEYKNSHNDIITIK; translated from the coding sequence ATGGAACAACACTCAAACATATTAAAATACAAACACCTCGGCATCTACACCCAAAACGAAAATGTGGTGTATATGCGTGAGGATTGTCACGTCTGTATTTCAGAAGGTTTTGAAGCATTGACTCGAATTAGGATATCCAATGCAAGTACCTCAATCGTTGCAAGTCTAAATGTCTTAAATTCTGATATACTGCTGCCTAACGAAATCGGGCTTTCAGACGCAGCAGCAAAAAAGTTGAATGTTTCCGACAATGACACATTGTACGTTTCCCATTTAGAACCTATTGAATCGTTAAGCCACGTCAGGGCAAAAATCTATAATCAAAAATTGGATTATAACGCCTACAACCAAATTATCACGGACATCGTTGAAGGAGATTATTCAAATATCCACCTTTCAGCATTTATCACCGCCTGTGCAGGAGACCGAATGGATATTAATGAAATATCCGACCTCACAAAAGCGATGATTGCTTCAGGAAAGCAATTGAATTGGAACAAGGAAATCGTAGTCGATAAGCATTGTATTGGCGGATTACCTGGCAATAGAACAACGCCATTGGTAGTTGCCATTGTAGCCGCATATGGGCTTACGATGCCCAAAACATCTTCGAGAGCTATCACTTCGCCAGCAGGTACAGCAGATACTATGGAAGTACTGACCAATGTGACACTCTCTTCCGAAGAAATAACGGCTGTGGTAGAAAAAGAAGGAGGTTGTTTTGTTTGGGGTGGTACAGCGCAATTAAGCCCTGCCGATGATGTACTGATTAAGATTGAGAAGGCCTTGGATATTGATAGCGAAGGGCAACTCATAGCTTCGGTCCTTTCAAAAAAATCTGCGGCAGGTTCCACTCACGTTGTTATAGATATTCCCGTGGGAGAAACTGCTAAAGTCAGAAGTGCAGAAATGGCTGAAAAACTCAAGAACCATATGGAAACAGTCGGTAACGCTGTCGGGTTGAATGTGAAAGTGGTCATTACTGATGGTACGCAACCTGTAGGAAGAGGGATTGGTCCAACTTTGGAAGCCATCGATATATTGAAGGTTTTACAAAATGAGGCAGATGCCCCAATCGACCTAATGGAAAGAGCCTTGCTTTTGGCTGGAGAACTTATAGAGCTTTCGGGCAAAGTCGAAAAAGGAAAAGGAACGGAAACCGCCAAAGAAGTGCTTACATCTGGTCAGGCTTATGAAAAATTCCTTGCCATTTGTAAGGCCCAAGGCCGCTTTTCAAAACCTGTTTTAGCACCTTATAAAATTGAAATCAGAGCAGAAAAATCAGGCAGTCTAAAGCGTATTGATAATCGAAAGATAGCAAAGCTTGCCAAACTTTCAGGCGCACCTCAATCTAAATCTGCTGGAATTTTATTGAATGTGCATTTGAATGATAAAATTGAAAAAGATGACTTACTATTCACGCTTTTTGCAGAATCGCAGGGTGAATTAAATTACGCCTTAGAGTACAAGAACAGTCATAACGACATTATAACTATTAAATAA
- a CDS encoding phosphoribosylpyrophosphate synthetase, translating to MNNYDTLSEAINDLQQRGYAYDFNLKPECLQCASLKIEIQPEDFDVDETHRFEGMSSTDDNSVLYAISSKDGIKGLLVDAYGVYAENISEAMRKKLR from the coding sequence ATGAACAACTACGACACCCTTTCAGAAGCAATCAATGACCTTCAACAAAGAGGATATGCCTATGATTTCAACTTGAAACCAGAATGTTTGCAATGTGCCTCACTGAAAATAGAAATTCAGCCCGAAGATTTTGATGTGGATGAAACCCATCGTTTTGAAGGTATGAGCAGTACGGACGATAACAGTGTTCTTTATGCCATTTCATCCAAAGATGGTATAAAGGGACTTTTGGTAGATGCCTATGGTGTCTATGCCGAAAATATTTCTGAAGCAATGAGAAAAAAATTACGATAA